The Porites lutea chromosome 11, jaPorLute2.1, whole genome shotgun sequence genome includes a region encoding these proteins:
- the LOC140952820 gene encoding uncharacterized protein has protein sequence MPVTVQDRSVPRNSRSTKKPSRIPRVLVIGGGVVGVTSALQLLQKGYKVTVVAKEFASPVASGKCITSEIAGALWEWPPAVCGRHTDEKSLERSKVWCMDSYGKFMELAMKPKETGAYLRQSVFYFKDMVQDLPAQLEKMSELCHLPGFRHDAKLIEETAVNTDTGVVDAYQHMAPMVDTVVYMQWLYKQCKDKGCRFVHDEIKGLLRDQAEDLKRKYKAQLIFNCSGLSAKELAGDEDVYPLRGCILKVRNDGSLMPKLNHSMCISLIEDIDESKKDGQSFVFILPRGEDKLWLGGMVQPYQWDRNLTLDYPPIRRMFEKVKEFYPPLRNYGDEDVEEVLVGLRPARKGNVRLEWDPVCRSILHNYGHGGSGVTFSWGCAIEASAMVDRVLKRPQIHVSKL, from the exons ATGCCAGTAACAGTTCAAGATAGGTCGGTCCCGAGAAATTCTCGTTCTACAAAG AAGCCATCACGTATCCCCAGAGTGTTGGTGATCGGTGGTGGAGTTGTAGGTGTGACGTCAGCATTACAGCTTCTACAAAAAGGATATAAGGTCACAGTTGTTGCGAAGGAGTTCGCTTCACCTGTCGCTTCTGGTAAATGCATCACCTCCGAGATCGCCGGTGCTTTGTGGGAATGGCCTCCTGCGGTGTGCGGACGGCACACAGATGAGAAGTCACTTGAGAGATCCAAGGTGTGGTGTATGGACAGCTATGGAAAGTTCATGGAATTGGCTATGAAACCAAAGGAAACTGGAGCGTACCTCAGGCAATCTGTCTTCTACTTCAAGGACATGGTGCAAGACCTTCCAGCACAGTTGGAGAAAATGAGCGAACTCTGTCATTTGCCAGGATTTCGTCATGACGCAAAACTTATCGAAGAAACCG CTGTGAACACAGACACGGGTGTGGTGGACGCATACCAGCACATGGCTCCTATGGTTGACACAGTTGTGTACATGCAGTGGCTTTACAAACAGTGTAAAGATAAAGGCTGTCGCTTTGTACACGATGAAATTAAAGGACTGCTGAGAGATCAAGCAGAAGACTTGAAAAGGAAATACAAAGCTCAGCTGATATTCAACTGTTCTGGACTCAGCGCTAAAGAACTGGCAGGAGACGAAGATGTTTACCCTCTGAGAG GCTGTATTCTTAAAGTTAGAAATGATGGAAGCTTGATGCCCAAACTCAACCATTCTATGTGCATCTCGCTGATTGAGGACATTGACGAGTCCAAAAAAGACGGACAAAGCTTTGTGTTCATCCTTCCAAGAGGCGAAGACAAACTGTGGTTGGGTGGCATGGTACAACCCTACCAATGGGACAGAAATCTCACCCTCGATTatccaccaatcagaagaatGTTTGAGAAAGTCAAAGAGTTCTACCCTCCACTTCGTAACTATGGAGACGAAGACGTGGAAGAAGTGTTGGTAGGACTGCGGCCCGCTCGTAAAGGCAACGTTCGTCTGGAGTGGGATCCTGTTTGTCGGTCGATTCTGCACAACTATGGACATGGAGGCTCGGGTGTGACTTTCTCCTGGGGATGTGCTATAGAAGCTAGTGCCATGGTGGATCGTGTTCTCAAGAGACCACAGATTCATGTTTCTAAGCTCTGA